In Miscanthus floridulus cultivar M001 chromosome 19, ASM1932011v1, whole genome shotgun sequence, the DNA window CATACGAGTGCTTCACCTGCATGTATGCACGAGCAGTGTAATTCAGCAACATTGCAAGGTCTATACAATTCGAAAACTTTAAAAAATATTACAGGGACTAATTTTATGTCACAAATATTAGTCTTTTTTATATACAATTCGATGAAACTTAAATTTTTTGACTAATTATATTCAGGGACAAAGAGAGTAATGAATAGACCTAAAGAAAGTCGAAAATACTGCCTCCCTTCTTTGCAGTTTCTAGGAAGAAGCAACCATCGTCTAGCAATGTCATTTGCTGGGATATATGAAGCTAGCTCAGTTCataggaatagcttaaacatggtCCTCTTTGTTTGCTCGGTGACTATGCTTCTACCTTGAGTATGCTTCTAAACACCAGCCATTTATGTTTTCGTGCAGCATTTCTACCTAGTGTGGTACAACTATATACATGGTCATGTATATGTGTTGGTGCCTTGGTGGTCATATACTCATATTTGCCTGCTGGTGAGTGGTGACTAGCCAGTCCCATTAAGGAGTATATAGCAACAGGAAAAGTCAAATGCATTACACTACAAACAGAAGAGGAGAAGATAACAAATgttgtatatataatatatagtcTTCATGTCAGCCATATGACACCATATGGACATGCTCTAGGGAAAACACTATTCAACTTGAACTGTAATGAGCTGATCTGACAAAATGAGGCCTCCTCCGAAGCATCAGAAGAATTCTAGGTGCTTGTTTGATAATAAGTTTGATTCCCCATTGGAGTTTCTGTACAAAAGAAACAGAAATGCTTCCTTTCGTCGAAGAAAACTCTAGAAAAAAATCAATTGTTTGTACTGTGGCAATAGTTATTCTAACTGCATTTTGTTTTTCAACGAACATAACTGCAATGTATACATGTCTATACTATATTTATGATGTGGGAGTGGGAGAACAGGCATACTATGCAACTCATAGCTCAAAGAAAGGGTGAGCTAGCTATTTGCATCTCATGGACAACATATGTGTCCTTCACATGGTGGGGGTGAGGTGCCAGAGAGAGAAATATTTGGGTGATTTGGAGATGAGCTGGATGCAATGTTTCAGTCAATATACACAGTATATGGCTGTGTACGTATTGACAGGCTACATTCAGTAACAATCAAGCCAAAGTACTTCCATACTAATGAGTTCCATTTCCATACTTCTGCAAATCATAAAGCCTACACTTTGGTCCTTATCTGTGGGTGTATCACGCCATGGTGCAATATCATAAAAATCAGTGCTTAACATGCTACTCCCAGATAGCAGGGGGACCGAATAAGCACGATCTGTGGGCGTCAGTCTTAGCTAGCTAGCAGGCTTAACGAGAGAGATCTCGACATGCATGCAGACGCATGCGTATGGATCAATGGATGCATGCTCCGATCCAACACTAGTGTCCTTGCTCGTGCTCAATTCATCCTAGCTTCTAGACAGAGACCAATGCGCCTACTGATTGAATACAGCATTGCATACAATGTGTATGAGTGCGTGCATGCGAGCACATGAGATGGACCAAGATCTAGCAGTTCTACAACGTGGAGCTACTTTCAGTAGAGCCTCAGATTGACATGGAGGAGTTGAGTGTGGAAATGCACAGACATGCATGCTATTGTACACTGGACAATAGCTTGCAGGTTTCAGCTTGAGGCGTGGCGGTGTCTGTCAGATATTTGCTTCATCACTACTTGAAGAGTCAAACGTGCAAGTACAAGATTTGAAGATGGATGTGGTTGCTTGAAGAGTCAAATGTGCAAGTACAAAGATTTGAGGATGGACGTGGCTCCATGCATGTCAGCTCGGTTTTGTTGGTAGATTTAAGTAGATGCGGGTATTGACAGGGAGAGATTTGTTTATCAGTTatttatatctttttttttttgaatatgcACGAGtgtgcgtatcattgtattagaaGGAAGCAAGTTTATTTATATCTTATTGAAGCTGCAAATAATTTATTTTAAAGAAGACATACTTAGATAAGATAAAAGAAATCTAGATAGCCTGAAAAGGGAGAAATTGATGATTATAAAACTATGATCAGCAGATAGGCCTGTTTTTGCAAATATTGGCATgtccactagaccaaattaagaaAACGGTCACAAGTGACGGCAAAGGACTAAAGGAGGAGGAGATCTGCTAGGTATAGGTGCAGATAAATATATTTCTTGACAAATTGGGGGCAGCTAGCCTTCATAATCACCCAATTGACCTGAGACAATCTTTGTGCAATGTATTAGTAAACAGATAATGCTTGGTTTTCTTACCTTTTTCTTGTAGGTTTCAGTCTGTGTGGTGATCACATGATACTGAAAAAATCAAATGAGAAAAGGATCAGCAAAAGAATTCTCTATCCGATCCCACCTTTTCTTTTGAGAAAATGAGAAAACAAGGACATGAGATGAAATTATTCAAGATCTTAAAAATTAGAAGCAACAATTCTCTATccgatgtcaccttttctttTGAGAACAAGAATTAATTCTTGTAGTAGGCTAAAAGAAATATCGAAGCAAAATTAAATGTTGTTGTCTGAGGTAAAAACAAAACTGACAGTGTTTGGATGCATCGAACGCTGAAACTGAATTAGTGTACAAGAGATGCATCTATCTCTCCCAGTAAAGTATCCtaaatcttcttctttttttaactTCACAAGCACAAGAAAACACCCGCGAACAAATTAACAAACACGCCAGAGAGATCTATGTAATAGTGAGAAAATAAGATTCAAAACCAAATCAGGAAACATGCACAAAGATCTACCAGCAAGGAGCATGAAATATGGACAGATCTGAAGAGCGCATCAGTCTGCAGATCTAGCTAGCTAACTAACTAGCTAGGAGCTGAAGCAAGTGATTAGGGTTTGTACGTGCCTTCCTATGGCGAACCTCCTTGAGAGCCGCATCAACATTTTGCTCAAGTCCCCGCAACTCGTTAAACTCCAGAGTGTCCAGATCCTCGCCCATCCTTTGCCTGATTGATGAACACACAAATCAGAAAGCGTCGGAGTTAATTAATGTAAACCCGAGGACTAATCCCTCATGTATGAAATATCCTGCTGAGAAATCCACATgaggaataaataaataaataaaccgaTCGAAGAGAGGAAGAAGCAGGAAGAGGAAATTAAAGTGGTTATGCTGATGACCTAATCTCTGTGCGCAGGTTGCGATTGATGTCCTTGAGATGGCTCAGCGTCCGCTGCATATTCTGCAGAGACATATAGTGAGAGAtttaaacaaaaaaaagcatGGAAATTGCTCAGAACTTTAGATCTCATCATCTCATGGACGGACATGTGAAGAGTAAAGCAGCGAGCGAGTGGTTCGCTTGAGTGAAACAAAAGAGATGACTGACCTCATACTGCTCGTTCCATAGGCTGGTCCCGATGGCCTGCTGGTATCGGTCAAAGATGGTCTTGATGCTGCGGGCAATCACCAGCCAAGAACATGGAAATCAGCCACCGACACGGGATCGAGCAATCAAGCAAAAGCAGGAGATGGCCGGACACGAGTGAGTTGAAGATGCATGGAAGAGGAGGAAGCAAGCAAGAAGTACTGACTCGGTCCCGGGGCTGCAGAACTCGTGGTACTTGCCGGTGGAGGAGAACATGATGATGACGACCTGGGCGTCGCAGAGCACGGTGAGCTCGCGCGCCTTCTTCATGATCCCCGTGCGGCGCTTGGAGTAGGTCACCTGCCGGTTGGTGGCGTTCTCGATCCGCTTGATCTCGATCTTGCCGCGCCCCATCGTCGGTGGCGTGTCGGGACGGCGGCGCggatcctcctccgccgccggctgctgctgctcgccgccGCGCTCCACCGTCGTCTCAGGCTGCGGATCCCGGCCGCGCCGGCAGGGAGATCGAGACGGACGGAGCGGTGGATGGGGGGAGAAGCAGGAAGAAGAAGACGACGACGAAATGGGGTGGTCCTGTAGGAGGGAGCGAGGCTGAGCAGCCGCACAACAGCCGCTGCTGGTGGTaataaggaggaggaggagggcgggcgGTGGTGCCAAGGATGGAAGGACAAGGCGTGTGCGTGTGCATTTCGGGGTGGAGAGGACGAGGTGCGGTGCGCGGCGTGGACGGAGACAGCTACCGGATCCGTGAAAGGCGTGGGGTACCGTGCCCGCCCGCCCGTGCCGTGTGGTGCCGTGCACTGCCCGCGCCCGCCCCGGCCATCGCTGCCTCTGCCTGCCTGCCGCCCTGCCCCCCGTGATCTGACGCGGCGTGGGTGTAAGCgcgcgccggccggccggccggcgggatCCAATCCACCGTGCCATGCATCCGTCGGTCTGGTCGTGGTCGGTCGGTCGGTCGGTCTGCCGTGGCGGCTTTTGGCACAACGGTTAGCACGGTTTTGGCTTCCGGATCCTCTTCTTCGGCTCTTCCTTTCTCTTTTCTTCCGATGCACCCCTTGGCACTGGAGTCTCAGCTCCGAACTCTGGACTCTCGAGTGAAAGCAAAGCAAAATGCCCTCGCTTATGGCCGGAAGCATTGttagttgatttgttgtgagagaaaaatagtgtTCGTTACCTAGCGTCGTCACGTCACCGGCCCGCTCACTCTACACAACCATTATTGGCCCATCATTATATTGCCTCCTGATTTGCAATTTCCATGCATTCTAAAATTGCACGTTGCTGTAGTTTTGGGCTTGAGCCAAATTTCCCGATTTTCAATCAAGTTTGTATATAGAAGAAATATATGAATAATTGTTGTCATCAATCAAGTAATATAGTGCGCTAGCTATCAAGATATATTTTATAGTGGATTTAATGAAACGAAATTAGATTTACATGTTTCATTTAATTATGTTTGTTCCAAATGTTGGAATATGATC includes these proteins:
- the LOC136529560 gene encoding MADS-box transcription factor 16-like codes for the protein MGRGKIEIKRIENATNRQVTYSKRRTGIMKKARELTVLCDAQVVIIMFSSTGKYHEFCSPGTDIKTIFDRYQQAIGTSLWNEQYENMQRTLSHLKDINRNLRTEIRQRMGEDLDTLEFNELRGLEQNVDAALKEVRHRKYHVITTQTETYKKKVKHSYEAYKNLQQELGMREDPAFGFVDNTGAGGWDGAAAAALGGGAPDMYAFRVVPSQPNLHGMAYGSHDLRLG